The following are encoded in a window of Fluviibacter phosphoraccumulans genomic DNA:
- a CDS encoding pyrimidine/purine nucleoside phosphorylase — MAQYDNVSVVKAANVYFDGKCVSHTVQFADGTKKTVGVILPSSLTFNTGAPEIMEGVGGSCRVRLKGESDWKTYGAGQSFDVPGNSSFEIACDEPYHYVCHFG, encoded by the coding sequence ATGGCTCAATACGATAACGTTTCGGTGGTTAAAGCTGCCAATGTGTACTTCGATGGTAAGTGCGTCAGCCACACCGTGCAGTTTGCCGATGGCACTAAAAAAACCGTTGGCGTCATTCTGCCGTCATCGCTGACCTTTAATACCGGTGCCCCGGAAATCATGGAAGGGGTGGGTGGTTCGTGCCGCGTTCGCCTCAAAGGCGAGAGCGATTGGAAGACCTATGGTGCCGGTCAGTCGTTTGATGTGCCGGGCAACTCGTCGTTTGAAATCGCCTGCGACGAGCCTTATCACTACGTTTGTCACTTTGGTTGA